One Bacteroidia bacterium genomic window carries:
- the recA gene encoding recombinase RecA yields MSTETIKPSADKLKALASALDKLEKSYGKGTIMKLGDTAIEALDVIPSGSVSLDIALGVGGYPKGRIIEIYGPESSGKTTLAIHAIAESQKKGGIAAIIDAEHAFDRFYAQKLGVDIENLLISQPDNGEQALEIADNLIRSGAIDIIVIDSVAALTPKSEIEGEMGESKMGLQARLMSQALRKLTANISRTNCCCIFINQLREKIGVMFGNPETTTGGNALKFYASVRIDIRRSTQIKDGETATGNRVKVKVVKNKVAPPFRTAEFDVIFGEGISKIGEIIDLGVERNIIQKSGSWFSYEGSKIGQGREAVKQILSDNPEMADQIEAKLRIALAQDTEK; encoded by the coding sequence ATGTCTACAGAAACAATCAAACCTAGTGCAGACAAGCTAAAAGCCTTAGCCAGTGCTTTAGATAAACTCGAGAAGTCCTATGGCAAAGGAACCATTATGAAATTAGGCGATACGGCTATCGAAGCCCTGGATGTTATTCCTTCCGGCTCCGTTTCCTTAGATATTGCTCTAGGTGTTGGAGGCTACCCAAAAGGAAGAATCATCGAAATTTATGGACCTGAAAGTTCCGGTAAAACAACCTTGGCCATTCATGCCATTGCAGAAAGTCAAAAGAAAGGTGGAATTGCCGCTATTATTGATGCTGAGCATGCTTTCGACCGCTTTTATGCCCAAAAACTTGGTGTTGATATTGAGAATTTATTAATTTCTCAGCCTGATAACGGAGAACAAGCCCTGGAAATCGCTGATAACCTGATTCGCTCAGGCGCCATTGATATTATTGTTATTGACTCTGTTGCGGCCTTAACTCCAAAAAGCGAAATTGAAGGGGAAATGGGTGAATCCAAAATGGGATTGCAAGCCCGATTGATGTCTCAGGCCCTGCGTAAATTAACTGCTAACATCAGCCGCACCAACTGTTGCTGCATCTTCATCAACCAATTAAGGGAAAAAATCGGAGTAATGTTTGGCAACCCGGAAACAACAACCGGCGGTAATGCCCTTAAATTCTACGCCTCCGTTCGTATCGATATTCGCCGTAGTACACAAATAAAAGATGGAGAAACCGCTACCGGTAACCGGGTAAAAGTGAAGGTGGTTAAAAACAAAGTTGCTCCACCATTCCGAACCGCAGAATTTGATGTCATCTTTGGTGAAGGTATCTCCAAAATCGGTGAAATCATCGACTTGGGTGTGGAACGCAACATCATTCAAAAGAGTGGCTCCTGGTTTAGTTATGAAGGTTCCAAAATTGGACAGGGAAGAGAAGCCGTTAAACAAATCCTAAGCGATAATCCGGAAATGGCAGATCAAATTGAAGCTAAACTTCGGATTGCTTTGGCTCAGGACACAGAAAAATAA
- the bcp gene encoding thioredoxin-dependent thiol peroxidase, which translates to MSHLKEGDKAPAFTAKDQNGNTVSLSDFAGKKLILYFYPKDDTPGCTAEACNLRDNYEELMKKGFAILGVSADSEKSHLKFIKKFDLPFPLLADTDQAVANAYGTWGLKKFMGREYMGMHRYTFVIGEDGVLLTVFTKVETSNHTQQILAAVEN; encoded by the coding sequence ATGTCACATTTAAAAGAAGGAGATAAAGCGCCTGCCTTTACGGCAAAAGACCAAAATGGCAACACCGTTTCACTAAGCGATTTTGCGGGCAAAAAACTGATTTTGTATTTTTATCCAAAAGATGATACCCCGGGTTGCACTGCAGAAGCTTGCAATTTGCGAGATAATTATGAAGAGTTAATGAAGAAAGGATTTGCTATTTTAGGGGTTAGTGCCGATTCCGAAAAATCCCATTTAAAGTTTATTAAGAAATTCGACCTTCCTTTCCCGCTTTTGGCAGACACCGATCAGGCAGTTGCCAATGCCTATGGCACTTGGGGTTTAAAAAAATTTATGGGTAGAGAATACATGGGAATGCACCGCTACACCTTTGTAATTGGGGAAGACGGAGTGTTGTTGACAGTGTTCACCAAGGTTGAAACAAGCAACCATACTCAGCAAATTCTGGCAGCGGTTGAAAACTAA
- a CDS encoding collagen-like protein → MKKKLLLFVLSIGFAHFGFAQNNVGIGTTSPDLSSVLDVSATDKGLLVPRLTILQRLAINNPATGLLVYDISDNCFWYFKDPVNGWTSLCTSSGSSGATGPTGPTGPNGSAGSAGPAGPTGPQGPTGAAGPAGTVGATGPSGNAGPTGPTGPSGVDGVTGPTGTDAQTLSYNSGTNTLSISNGNSVVLNGSGSGATGPTGPSGVDGVTGPTGTAGTAGATGATGVTGPTGATGSTGATGATGILNRFHLYCTAGRASVNTNTLTLQPGLTQTFNVTATTTVAVFASIGGLNASTTAGDYSVVDMVVYLDGNPLTDGGWNRFSVLNPSGAAVNGFATSSINTVFSVAAGTHTIELRTAFNSGTSAVNIGGNSTTEVNPGELTILLLN, encoded by the coding sequence ATGAAGAAAAAACTACTACTTTTTGTTCTTTCCATTGGCTTTGCCCACTTTGGCTTTGCCCAAAATAACGTTGGTATAGGTACAACATCGCCGGACCTTTCCTCTGTTTTGGATGTTTCAGCAACCGATAAAGGATTGCTGGTTCCACGTCTGACCATTTTGCAGCGTTTGGCTATTAACAATCCTGCAACCGGATTGTTAGTGTATGATATTTCTGACAACTGTTTTTGGTACTTTAAAGATCCTGTAAATGGCTGGACTTCTTTATGTACTTCTTCAGGTAGTTCCGGAGCTACAGGCCCAACAGGTCCAACCGGACCTAATGGTTCAGCCGGATCCGCCGGTCCTGCCGGTCCAACCGGACCACAAGGTCCAACCGGTGCTGCCGGACCTGCCGGTACAGTTGGTGCAACCGGTCCAAGCGGTAATGCCGGACCAACCGGACCAACCGGCCCTTCAGGCGTTGATGGTGTTACCGGACCAACCGGCACCGACGCCCAAACACTTAGCTACAACTCCGGTACAAACACCCTATCTATTTCCAATGGTAATTCCGTGGTATTGAATGGTTCTGGCTCAGGCGCAACAGGTCCAACAGGTCCTTCCGGGGTAGATGGCGTTACCGGTCCAACCGGAACAGCGGGTACAGCAGGTGCTACCGGAGCTACTGGAGTTACCGGCCCAACTGGAGCCACCGGTTCAACCGGTGCAACAGGAGCCACCGGAATCCTGAACAGGTTTCACCTATACTGCACCGCAGGTCGTGCTTCTGTTAATACCAACACCTTAACCCTTCAACCGGGCTTAACCCAAACTTTTAACGTTACCGCCACTACAACGGTAGCTGTTTTTGCTTCAATTGGTGGATTAAATGCATCTACTACTGCCGGTGATTATTCCGTAGTTGATATGGTTGTTTATCTCGATGGTAACCCACTTACCGATGGGGGATGGAATAGGTTTAGCGTATTAAATCCTTCTGGAGCTGCTGTCAATGGTTTTGCAACTTCTTCCATTAATACGGTTTTCTCCGTTGCTGCCGGAACTCATACCATTGAATTAAGAACGGCTTTCAATTCAGGAACTTCCGCTGTTAATATTGGAGGTAACTCTACAACGGAAGTAAACCCGGGAGAATTAACCATTCTATTATTGAACTAA
- a CDS encoding UbiX family flavin prenyltransferase: MNQTTRSKKVVVAITGASGSIYAKVLLQKLKALQDQIHSVGLVLSDNAHEVALHELGHSPYEEFGFKTFGKMDFNAPFASGSAGYEVLFVCPCSMGTLARIAHGVSSDLITRAADVVLKERRKLILIPRETPYSLIHINNMKAVTEAGGIIVPASPSFYSKPQTFEELAATVVDRALDLAGFQHSSYRWQE; this comes from the coding sequence ATGAATCAAACAACGCGTAGTAAAAAAGTGGTGGTGGCTATTACCGGCGCCAGTGGTTCTATCTATGCGAAAGTGCTATTACAAAAACTGAAGGCCTTGCAAGATCAAATCCACTCGGTTGGGTTGGTATTAAGCGATAATGCCCACGAAGTTGCTTTGCATGAATTAGGTCATTCTCCCTACGAAGAATTTGGTTTTAAAACCTTTGGCAAAATGGATTTTAATGCTCCTTTTGCCAGTGGTTCTGCCGGTTATGAAGTGCTGTTTGTATGCCCTTGTTCCATGGGAACCCTGGCCAGAATCGCACATGGAGTTTCTTCCGACCTGATCACCCGTGCAGCAGATGTGGTCCTTAAAGAAAGAAGAAAGTTAATCCTAATTCCCAGGGAAACACCTTACTCTCTGATCCATATCAACAACATGAAGGCTGTTACCGAAGCTGGTGGAATTATTGTACCGGCTTCTCCTTCTTTCTATAGTAAACCTCAAACCTTTGAAGAGCTGGCTGCCACCGTGGTAGATCGTGCCTTGGATTTGGCCGGATTTCAACACTCTTCCTATCGCTGGCAGGAATAA
- a CDS encoding response regulator transcription factor — translation MAENHKILLVDDEPDILEFIRYNLAKEGFKVLTAGTGKEAIEIAKSEIPDLVVLDVMMPEMDGIETCRELREIPKLQNTIIAFLTARNEDYSQIAGFDSGADDYITKPIKPRVLISRIKALLRRRSGIADTSEAVVEVQGLVIDRSRYLVTKDGEVFNLPKKEFELLALLASKPGKVFTRDEILDRVWGDLVVVGDRTIDVHIRKLREKIGEDSIKTVKGVGYKFEF, via the coding sequence ATGGCTGAAAACCACAAAATTTTATTAGTAGATGACGAACCGGATATTTTGGAATTTATTCGGTACAATTTGGCAAAAGAAGGGTTTAAGGTATTAACAGCCGGTACAGGCAAGGAAGCCATTGAAATAGCCAAAAGCGAAATACCGGATTTGGTGGTATTGGATGTAATGATGCCGGAAATGGATGGTATTGAGACCTGCAGAGAGTTGAGAGAAATTCCCAAATTACAAAATACCATTATTGCATTTTTAACAGCCAGGAACGAAGATTATAGTCAAATTGCCGGATTTGACAGTGGAGCTGACGACTACATTACCAAGCCTATAAAGCCCAGGGTATTGATCAGTAGAATTAAGGCTTTATTAAGAAGACGTTCAGGCATAGCCGACACTTCCGAAGCGGTAGTAGAAGTGCAGGGTTTGGTTATTGATCGCAGCCGTTACCTGGTTACCAAGGATGGCGAAGTTTTTAACCTACCCAAGAAAGAATTTGAGCTACTTGCCTTGTTGGCATCCAAACCTGGAAAAGTATTTACGAGAGATGAAATATTAGACCGTGTTTGGGGCGATTTAGTGGTTGTTGGAGATCGCACCATTGATGTTCACATCCGTAAACTACGCGAGAAGATTGGCGAAGATTCAATAAAAACCGTAAAGGGCGTTGGATATAAATTTGAATTCTAG
- a CDS encoding septal ring lytic transglycosylase RlpA family protein, with translation MKKLFLFIALTISYLASYSQEVTPQPEKGKASFYSKKWDGRRTSSGEKLSSALFTAAHKTLPFGTLVRVTNLTNCNWVIVKINDRGPHIKSRVIDLSWGAAKQLGMIAAGIAEVEVEVLQ, from the coding sequence ATGAAAAAGCTATTTCTTTTTATTGCCCTGACAATTAGCTATTTAGCTTCATATTCCCAGGAAGTTACCCCACAACCTGAAAAGGGAAAAGCCAGTTTCTACAGTAAAAAATGGGATGGCCGACGCACTTCAAGTGGAGAAAAATTGAGTTCAGCACTCTTTACAGCAGCACATAAAACCTTGCCCTTTGGAACCTTGGTTAGGGTTACTAACTTAACCAATTGCAACTGGGTTATTGTAAAAATAAATGACCGTGGCCCCCATATTAAAAGTCGGGTTATTGACCTAAGCTGGGGTGCAGCCAAACAATTGGGTATGATTGCCGCCGGAATTGCCGAAGTGGAAGTGGAGGTTTTGCAATAA
- a CDS encoding SDR family NAD(P)-dependent oxidoreductase encodes MSFYSNSIFIITGAASGMGKAMTEQCLQNGATVFALDIRAELLQQLSQRFPNAHLHTQILDVSDATAIADFADRTIPLLNGKTLVLINNAGVALATGRFIDTPLSDFEWLLNINLWGVIRMTKAFLPYMLKTQKGRIVNLSSVFGLAGVANQSAYSTSKFGVRGFSDVLRMELHDTPIKVTTVHPGGVKTNITRFSKMGGKVFTSKMMEETISRFDEIAKTSPEKAAGLILKAAEKGQARLIIGADGRLFEWITRLFPTAYIGMIKFGLEKRFGDIYDKHGIPKS; translated from the coding sequence ATGAGTTTTTATTCCAATTCCATTTTCATCATTACCGGGGCAGCCTCCGGTATGGGCAAAGCGATGACCGAACAGTGTTTGCAAAATGGTGCAACTGTTTTTGCCCTGGATATTCGTGCGGAGTTGCTGCAACAATTGTCCCAACGGTTTCCCAATGCCCACCTTCATACTCAAATCCTGGATGTTTCTGATGCCACCGCTATTGCCGATTTTGCCGATCGAACCATTCCTTTATTGAACGGTAAAACCCTGGTACTGATTAACAATGCCGGAGTTGCTCTCGCTACCGGAAGGTTTATCGATACGCCTTTGTCCGATTTTGAATGGTTGCTTAATATCAACTTGTGGGGTGTAATTCGCATGACTAAGGCCTTTCTACCCTATATGCTGAAAACTCAAAAGGGTAGAATAGTCAATCTTTCCAGTGTTTTCGGACTGGCCGGAGTGGCCAATCAATCAGCCTATTCAACTTCTAAATTTGGAGTGAGAGGCTTTAGTGATGTTCTTCGGATGGAGCTTCACGATACGCCTATTAAAGTAACAACCGTGCATCCGGGTGGAGTAAAAACCAATATTACCCGGTTCAGCAAAATGGGAGGAAAGGTGTTTACTTCTAAAATGATGGAAGAAACTATTTCCCGATTCGATGAAATAGCCAAAACCTCTCCGGAAAAGGCTGCCGGTCTCATATTAAAAGCTGCTGAAAAAGGACAGGCCCGACTGATCATTGGTGCCGATGGTCGATTGTTTGAATGGATTACTCGACTTTTTCCCACTGCCTACATCGGAATGATTAAATTTGGTCTGGAGAAGCGCTTTGGAGATATATATGATAAACACGGTATTCCGAAATCTTAA
- a CDS encoding NAD(P)/FAD-dependent oxidoreductase, translating to MNIDYQVGIIGAGFGGLGAAIQLHRLGNDNFIVFERASELGGTWRDNTYPGCACDVPSHLYSFSFEPNSEWSRSYSGQAEILDYLRNTAQRNGITEKIRFNSEVKSAIFDEKEGVWEIKDQNGFTCRVQFLLSATGPLNRPNRPKWKGQELFKGKIFHSAEWDHSYDLAGKRVAVIGTGASAIQIVPNIAPVVSQLFVFQRTPAWVMPRHDRNFTSLEQGLFKAIPGFRILYREFYYWLNEFFGMQFVGNKIMNKIAAWAAKRHIQKTVKDPEIAKKLTPEYTIGCKRILLSDDYFPTFNLPHVSLQCDAIAELIPEGILTQSGEKVEVDAIIFSTGFVAADVDDVALEYQFIGLNGRNLLMEWKEKGAEAYKGITVSGFPNLLLLLGPNTGLGHTSVVHMMESQLNYILDYLGHSKTLKKGKYYDLNPQVQERYNQRLQDELKNTVWSSGCKSWYVNSAGRNTTLWPKLTVAYRRETRVMDVENYLIKGKSM from the coding sequence ATGAATATTGACTATCAGGTTGGAATAATTGGTGCAGGTTTTGGCGGACTCGGTGCGGCAATTCAGCTACATCGCCTTGGAAATGATAATTTTATAGTGTTTGAAAGGGCTTCTGAACTTGGTGGTACCTGGCGCGACAACACTTATCCGGGTTGTGCCTGTGATGTTCCTTCGCATTTGTACTCCTTTTCTTTTGAACCCAATTCGGAGTGGAGCAGGAGTTATTCAGGTCAGGCAGAAATTTTAGATTACCTGCGAAACACCGCACAACGAAATGGAATTACTGAAAAAATCCGGTTTAATTCGGAAGTTAAATCGGCCATTTTCGATGAAAAGGAGGGTGTGTGGGAGATCAAAGACCAAAATGGATTCACCTGCCGGGTTCAATTCCTGCTGTCGGCAACGGGTCCTTTAAACCGTCCCAATCGCCCCAAATGGAAAGGACAAGAATTGTTTAAAGGTAAAATTTTTCACTCTGCCGAATGGGATCACAGCTATGATTTGGCAGGAAAACGAGTAGCCGTAATTGGAACCGGTGCCAGTGCCATTCAAATTGTGCCCAACATCGCACCGGTGGTTAGTCAATTGTTTGTTTTTCAGCGTACTCCGGCCTGGGTTATGCCTCGACACGACCGGAATTTTACCTCATTGGAGCAAGGTTTGTTTAAAGCAATTCCGGGTTTTAGAATACTCTACCGCGAGTTCTATTATTGGTTAAACGAATTTTTTGGTATGCAATTCGTTGGCAATAAAATCATGAATAAAATCGCTGCCTGGGCTGCAAAAAGGCATATTCAAAAAACCGTGAAAGACCCCGAAATTGCCAAAAAGCTTACTCCCGAATATACCATTGGCTGTAAACGCATTTTGCTCTCCGATGATTATTTTCCGACCTTTAACCTTCCGCATGTTTCGCTCCAATGCGACGCTATTGCTGAATTGATACCGGAGGGAATCCTTACTCAGTCGGGCGAAAAGGTGGAGGTGGATGCCATAATTTTTAGTACAGGATTTGTTGCAGCCGATGTGGATGATGTTGCCCTTGAATACCAATTTATAGGACTTAATGGACGAAATTTATTGATGGAATGGAAGGAAAAGGGTGCCGAAGCCTACAAAGGAATTACGGTTTCGGGTTTTCCGAATTTGCTGCTTTTGCTGGGCCCAAATACCGGCTTGGGGCATACCTCGGTGGTTCACATGATGGAGAGTCAGTTGAACTATATCCTCGATTATTTGGGTCATTCCAAAACCTTGAAAAAAGGCAAGTATTATGATCTTAATCCTCAGGTTCAGGAGCGTTACAATCAGCGCTTGCAGGATGAGTTGAAGAATACGGTATGGTCGTCGGGTTGTAAAAGTTGGTATGTGAATTCGGCCGGTCGAAATACCACTTTGTGGCCTAAACTTACGGTTGCGTATCGGCGCGAAACCCGGGTAATGGACGTGGAGAATTACCTGATTAAAGGAAAATCGATGTAG
- a CDS encoding twin-arginine translocase TatA/TatE family subunit, whose protein sequence is MFASILLGMLGTTEIILIIAIVVLLFGGKKIPELMRGLGQGMKEFKDASKGETKTNGESK, encoded by the coding sequence ATGTTCGCTTCAATTTTACTAGGAATGCTTGGAACTACCGAAATCATCCTCATTATTGCTATTGTGGTTTTATTATTCGGTGGAAAGAAAATTCCGGAACTAATGAGAGGTCTTGGTCAGGGTATGAAAGAGTTTAAAGACGCTTCCAAAGGAGAGACCAAAACCAACGGAGAGTCTAAATAG
- a CDS encoding glycosyltransferase, with protein MKEISFILPCYNAGKYLEECLSSMLSQSYHCHEFIAINDGSTDHTVEILKNHPEIKILNQTNQGVSAALNAGIDAATGTYIAFNDADDCWETNKIALQVQALEQNPDWEAVFCRIQNFISPELNEVEKSKILCPPEPLIGLMKCCMLIKREAFEKYGKFNENYRTGDFVEWFSRAQDQGIRYGHIEPILVRRRLHVTNLSASPTLGKDFAKILKMRLDAKRNQGSI; from the coding sequence ATGAAGGAAATCAGCTTTATTTTGCCATGCTACAATGCAGGTAAATACCTGGAAGAATGTTTGTCTTCCATGTTAAGCCAATCCTACCACTGCCATGAGTTTATTGCCATTAACGATGGCTCTACCGATCATACCGTTGAAATCCTAAAAAACCACCCTGAAATTAAAATCCTAAACCAAACCAATCAGGGTGTTTCGGCTGCTCTAAATGCCGGAATTGATGCCGCCACCGGAACTTACATTGCCTTTAATGATGCCGACGATTGTTGGGAAACTAACAAAATAGCCTTGCAAGTTCAGGCTTTGGAACAAAATCCGGATTGGGAAGCTGTTTTTTGCCGGATACAAAACTTTATCAGTCCTGAACTAAACGAAGTCGAAAAATCAAAAATCCTTTGTCCTCCCGAACCCTTGATTGGACTAATGAAATGCTGCATGCTTATAAAACGCGAAGCATTTGAAAAATATGGAAAGTTTAATGAAAACTACCGAACCGGCGACTTTGTGGAATGGTTTTCCAGGGCTCAGGACCAAGGCATTCGTTACGGACATATCGAACCCATACTTGTAAGGCGCAGGCTACACGTCACCAATTTAAGTGCATCGCCTACCTTGGGCAAAGATTTTGCGAAAATTTTGAAAATGCGCTTAGATGCTAAGCGTAATCAAGGGTCTATTTAG
- a CDS encoding glycosyltransferase family 2 protein, translated as MKGLVSIIIPCYNSSRFIHNALASIFNQTYTHFEIIAVNDESTDNTEELLQGYGDKIRYVNRKNGGPSAAKNTGLALAQGEFITFLDHDDTFTPNKLEIQVKALQENPSALATVGKSHYHFSEGANPDLVIFPDESHQVHGYYLGSMLFRKEVFEKYGLFDENLVYAEDVDIVNRLRESGEKIIILNEVTLNYHMHSTNLTKNRLDTAQGIIKALKVSLDRRRNNGEIKPHTQLKDL; from the coding sequence ATGAAAGGCCTAGTTAGTATTATTATTCCATGCTACAATTCTTCCAGGTTTATTCACAACGCCCTGGCAAGCATTTTTAACCAAACCTATACCCACTTCGAAATCATTGCGGTAAACGACGAATCTACCGACAATACCGAAGAACTACTCCAAGGTTATGGCGACAAAATACGCTATGTAAACCGTAAAAACGGTGGTCCTTCAGCTGCTAAAAATACCGGCCTCGCATTGGCACAAGGTGAATTTATTACCTTTTTAGACCATGACGATACCTTTACACCCAATAAACTGGAAATTCAGGTTAAAGCATTACAAGAAAACCCCTCCGCCCTGGCAACCGTAGGTAAATCGCACTACCATTTTAGCGAAGGCGCAAACCCCGACTTAGTCATTTTCCCCGACGAAAGCCACCAGGTTCATGGTTACTACTTAGGAAGTATGCTGTTTAGAAAAGAAGTTTTTGAAAAATACGGTCTTTTTGATGAAAATCTGGTGTATGCCGAAGATGTAGATATAGTGAACCGACTCCGAGAAAGCGGTGAAAAAATCATTATTCTAAACGAGGTTACTTTGAATTACCACATGCACTCTACCAATTTAACCAAGAACCGCTTAGATACCGCTCAAGGCATTATTAAGGCTTTAAAAGTTTCATTGGACCGACGCAGAAACAACGGCGAAATTAAACCACACACCCAATTGAAGGACCTTTAA
- a CDS encoding DUF2807 domain-containing protein, whose protein sequence is MKAKKLVPFSILVLLIGLSLVSCEKQGLKGCITGDNDSISKNPSFESFSGIEVDADVVVFVKQGSTQSIRIVGQSKHLENLKTEVSGGALRLYSDRCFSEEGSLPRVYVTIPEITRLDVTGSGRIFTDRLICDILEVKLGGAGTLQVSTDANKLITTLNGSGNISLDGSSNSHTIYLGGSGQINGFPMASNDARIDLKGYGNIELTAIKRLHTKISGSGTVKYKGSPILETEISGIGKLIHVD, encoded by the coding sequence ATGAAAGCAAAAAAACTAGTTCCCTTTTCAATCCTGGTCCTTCTAATCGGTCTTTCCTTAGTTTCCTGCGAAAAGCAAGGCTTGAAAGGCTGCATCACAGGCGACAACGATAGTATTAGCAAAAACCCCAGCTTCGAAAGCTTTTCAGGTATTGAAGTGGATGCCGATGTAGTAGTTTTTGTTAAACAAGGAAGCACTCAATCCATTCGAATTGTTGGTCAGTCAAAACATTTGGAAAACCTAAAAACCGAAGTTTCCGGCGGAGCTTTAAGATTGTATTCTGATCGCTGCTTTTCAGAAGAAGGTTCATTGCCCCGAGTTTATGTAACCATTCCTGAAATTACCCGACTGGATGTAACCGGAAGCGGACGAATTTTTACTGATCGCTTAATTTGCGACATTTTAGAAGTTAAACTTGGTGGTGCCGGTACTTTACAAGTATCAACTGATGCCAATAAACTTATTACCACCTTGAACGGGTCAGGAAATATATCCCTGGATGGCAGCAGCAATTCGCACACGATTTACCTCGGCGGCAGCGGCCAAATCAATGGTTTCCCTATGGCAAGCAACGATGCCCGGATTGATTTGAAAGGATACGGCAACATCGAACTAACCGCCATCAAACGCCTTCACACCAAAATTTCAGGCAGCGGAACAGTGAAATACAAAGGCTCTCCCATTTTAGAAACAGAAATTTCAGGAATTGGAAAGTTGATTCATGTAGATTAG
- a CDS encoding fatty acid desaturase family protein: MNVSKEFTKEEMTGLMERSTLKAAGEVAFTWGVILAAMGIAIVWTNPFTIALAWLIVGARQLALAILMHDLSHYSMFKSKRSNQLVGQWLCAYPMLLDLEKYRAYHLRHHSHTGSDKDPDLYLVNMYPTTEKSLIRKFGRDLIGITGVKSYIGLAMMNMGLLEYELGGAVVKLHPGTTKSEQILSLIKAWTGPFLVNTVLFIGFYLLGKPWLFPLVWLWPLLTSSMFFLRIRSIAEHGVTPDRTNPLQNTRTTIASWYQKLLFAPHNVHYHLEHHLLMTVPSYNLPAMHELMKKKGLLKDALVEESYWKVMKQAMSKAT, from the coding sequence ATGAATGTATCGAAGGAATTTACAAAAGAGGAAATGACCGGCTTAATGGAAAGGTCTACCCTCAAAGCCGCCGGGGAAGTTGCCTTTACCTGGGGCGTAATTTTAGCAGCAATGGGAATAGCAATCGTTTGGACTAATCCATTTACCATTGCTCTTGCCTGGCTAATTGTTGGAGCGCGTCAGTTGGCCCTGGCCATCTTAATGCACGACCTCTCCCATTATTCCATGTTTAAAAGCAAACGATCCAATCAATTGGTTGGACAATGGCTTTGTGCCTATCCGATGCTGTTAGACCTGGAAAAATACAGGGCATACCACCTGCGTCACCACAGCCACACCGGAAGTGATAAAGATCCGGATTTGTACCTGGTGAATATGTACCCAACTACCGAAAAAAGTTTGATCAGGAAATTTGGAAGGGATTTAATTGGCATTACCGGGGTAAAATCCTACATTGGACTAGCTATGATGAACATGGGTTTACTGGAATATGAACTGGGGGGGGCAGTAGTTAAATTGCATCCGGGTACCACCAAATCAGAACAAATTCTTTCTTTAATTAAAGCATGGACAGGTCCATTTCTCGTAAATACCGTTTTGTTTATTGGCTTTTATCTTCTTGGAAAACCCTGGCTGTTCCCGCTGGTATGGCTTTGGCCTTTGCTTACTTCTTCCATGTTTTTTTTACGAATCAGAAGCATAGCCGAACATGGTGTTACCCCCGACCGCACTAATCCATTACAAAATACCCGAACAACCATTGCCAGTTGGTATCAAAAATTACTCTTTGCCCCCCACAATGTTCATTACCATTTGGAACACCATTTACTCATGACTGTTCCTTCCTATAATCTGCCGGCCATGCATGAATTAATGAAAAAAAAGGGTCTTTTAAAAGACGCACTGGTTGAAGAAAGTTATTGGAAGGTAATGAAACAAGCCATGTCAAAAGCAACTTAA